From a single Arthrobacter sp. SLBN-112 genomic region:
- a CDS encoding metallophosphoesterase yields the protein MNIDTLASRARAIGRGFAVTAGAGAAAGMAAFGYGLWEKNQFVLREETLAILPPGREPFRILHLSDIHFVPRQDKKADWLGSLADLRPDLVVNTGDNLSHVKAVDPLLAALKPLLQFPGVFVPGSNDYFAPSPKNPAAYLLGPSKVKPKPIALDWPRLRSGFGMSGWVDLTNRNQSLVLKGMRFDFSGVDDPHLKRERYAGWPRGTVSQDANDHLRVAVIHAPYQRVLDHFTESGADLLLAGHTHGGQLCIPGYGAIVSNCDLPTWRAKGLNDWSSNGSTTPVNVSGGIGTSRFAPVRIACKPEAVLLTLTSPN from the coding sequence ATGAACATCGACACCCTGGCAAGCCGCGCCCGTGCAATCGGGCGCGGCTTTGCCGTCACTGCGGGCGCCGGCGCCGCGGCCGGGATGGCTGCCTTCGGCTACGGACTGTGGGAGAAGAACCAGTTCGTCCTCCGCGAGGAAACGCTGGCCATCCTGCCTCCCGGCCGCGAACCATTCCGGATCCTGCACCTCAGTGACATCCATTTCGTACCGAGGCAGGACAAGAAGGCTGACTGGCTGGGGTCACTGGCGGACCTTCGGCCGGACCTCGTGGTGAATACGGGCGATAACCTCAGCCATGTCAAGGCCGTGGACCCGCTGCTGGCAGCCTTGAAGCCGCTGCTGCAGTTCCCCGGCGTCTTCGTTCCTGGCTCCAACGATTACTTCGCTCCAAGTCCCAAGAATCCGGCGGCGTACCTGTTGGGACCGTCCAAGGTCAAGCCCAAACCGATCGCGCTCGACTGGCCGCGCCTGCGCTCCGGCTTTGGCATGAGCGGCTGGGTTGACCTCACCAACCGCAACCAGTCCCTGGTCCTCAAGGGCATGCGATTCGACTTCTCCGGGGTTGATGACCCGCACCTGAAGCGGGAGCGATACGCCGGCTGGCCCCGCGGAACTGTCAGCCAGGATGCGAATGACCACCTCCGGGTAGCGGTCATCCACGCGCCGTACCAGCGGGTCCTGGACCACTTCACCGAAAGCGGAGCGGACCTCTTGCTGGCCGGACACACGCACGGCGGCCAGCTGTGCATCCCTGGTTACGGGGCCATCGTATCCAACTGCGACCTTCCCACCTGGCGTGCAAAGGGCCTCAACGACTGGTCAAGCAACGGAAGCACGACGCCGGTCAACGTCTCCGGCGGCATCGGCACCTCGCGCTTCGCACCGGTAAGGATCGCCTGCAAACCTGAAGCGGTCCTGCTGACCCTCACGTCCCCCAACTGA
- a CDS encoding helix-turn-helix domain-containing protein produces MGNGFGEKLRAERLERGLTQAELGKDLYSPSYISLLETGRREPTAEVIEELARRLELAPKALEAWSQPISIGDAEYVLAGLYARQAWDLRDYPLAASHAASAAQIALEAKNTSAWWNMTYMQAECLMKHGDLKECQQIIERLMEHPMARESVGLGVRARQMLATVYQRQGQLSAAVDQAMEAMKLSEQLPQSSTIITGALRVLIGALAESGRLEQAWSYCQTLVSQVDENSMSQLAGEVAWVVGNVAFMRHDYAEGVKHHERAARLLSPANDIELWARFNKASAAVRLSSGIVEPETLSAIERAELAFSIVSGTKSDELEVAFIRARWLYLTGDIVAAVEKLREIHAEREHLAKHTAGEVSLLLGKSLKAAGDTDEALVHLEDAQKAFAAAGAQDRVQQALDAILEIKLAQKRAAAAAKAS; encoded by the coding sequence GTGGGCAACGGATTCGGAGAGAAGCTCCGGGCAGAGCGCCTCGAGCGTGGACTGACACAGGCCGAACTGGGCAAGGACCTGTATTCACCCAGCTACATATCCCTGCTGGAGACGGGCCGCAGGGAACCCACTGCGGAAGTAATCGAGGAACTGGCCCGTCGGCTGGAGCTTGCACCGAAGGCGCTGGAGGCATGGAGTCAGCCGATATCAATTGGCGACGCTGAGTACGTGCTGGCGGGCCTCTATGCCAGGCAGGCATGGGACCTGAGGGATTATCCCCTGGCAGCCAGCCATGCTGCTTCAGCGGCACAGATCGCGTTGGAAGCGAAGAACACCAGCGCCTGGTGGAACATGACCTACATGCAGGCCGAATGCCTCATGAAGCATGGGGATTTGAAAGAGTGCCAGCAGATTATCGAGCGCCTGATGGAACACCCTATGGCCAGGGAGTCTGTGGGACTGGGAGTGCGGGCCAGGCAGATGCTGGCCACGGTCTACCAACGCCAAGGCCAGTTGTCTGCCGCCGTAGACCAGGCCATGGAGGCCATGAAGCTGTCGGAGCAACTGCCGCAGAGCTCAACTATTATCACTGGGGCTTTGCGGGTCCTGATTGGCGCTCTGGCCGAAAGCGGTCGGCTGGAACAGGCCTGGTCATACTGCCAAACACTTGTGTCGCAAGTCGATGAGAACTCCATGTCACAGTTGGCCGGAGAAGTAGCTTGGGTTGTCGGGAACGTTGCATTCATGCGCCACGACTACGCGGAGGGCGTCAAACACCACGAACGGGCAGCGCGCCTGCTCTCCCCCGCCAACGACATCGAGCTGTGGGCCCGTTTCAATAAAGCCTCCGCAGCGGTCAGGCTTTCCTCCGGGATCGTTGAACCCGAAACACTCTCAGCTATTGAGCGCGCCGAGCTCGCCTTTTCGATCGTAAGTGGCACCAAGAGCGACGAGCTGGAAGTCGCCTTCATCCGTGCCCGCTGGCTGTACCTGACCGGGGACATTGTTGCCGCCGTCGAGAAATTGCGCGAGATCCATGCGGAGCGGGAGCACCTTGCCAAGCACACTGCCGGAGAGGTTTCCCTTCTTTTGGGTAAGTCCCTCAAGGCCGCGGGCGATACCGACGAAGCACTGGTCCATCTTGAGGACGCCCAAAAGGCCTTCGCCGCTGCCGGTGCGCAGGACCGGGTCCAGCAGGCGCTGGACGCGATCCTGGAAATCAAGCTGGCGCAGAAACGCGCAGCCGCTGCCGCCAAGGCCAGTTAA
- a CDS encoding transglycosylase domain-containing protein: MATRKNPLFDTATTLGKILLFLGVSAICGVLVAGLLVPAAAVSGSAASGSIDFFDSLPAELKVDPPSQTTRILAADGSEIASVYTENRTKVPLDQISPNMKNAIIAVEDSRFYEHGGVDTTGILRALVSTARGNKQGASTITQQYVNNVLNANLAAAGEEDQIKLNGVNKGVGDKLREMKLAIALEKEFNKDQILEGYLNIVFFNRDAYGIEAASRYFFSTTAKDLTLPQAALLAGLVNSPSAFDPITNPEKSKQRRDLVLGLMLNQGKITQAEHDAAVATPVEPKVTQPKQGCAYAASAPYFCDYILHLLENNSAYGADVKERQRLIYGGGLTITTTLDPNAQATAQEQANAAAGANPDKWGAAMVSVQPGSGKIISMAQNTTFLPGQGFDSQLNFNVDKLDKDGNDLNGMGGAQPGSTMKPFTFAEWLNEGKTMNTVVNAAQRVYPVGYPWKNTCGKIQGAYSTAQKNAGLDAADDLQNAEPQWYRPLTVLEGLYNSINTVTFASAAQLDFCGIQKIVDAVGLHSGLPSADGSEPNPKVNMMTLGNLLGSTQTSPLTMASAFATFANDGKYCEPIAITSVTDATGKQLPAQSSSCRDAIKPEVARGVNYALQEVLNRGSGSLIQPRISTKTSFPIGAKTGTSNNNGSTWVVGHTTGLATAAWFGDPLGAQGRAGQNITVNGKFYKGIDGYMIAGPMFSSYMAKIAPAYGTNPFPAPPSNMINGTTTTSPGKTTPQATQAPVPAPQATQAPAPAPAPTSNGNGNDKKGNG; the protein is encoded by the coding sequence ATGGCGACTCGCAAGAACCCCTTATTCGACACTGCCACCACACTGGGTAAGATCCTTCTTTTCCTTGGTGTGAGCGCGATTTGCGGTGTCCTCGTGGCAGGCCTGCTGGTCCCTGCCGCGGCCGTCTCAGGCAGCGCGGCAAGCGGTTCCATCGACTTCTTCGATTCCCTTCCGGCAGAGCTGAAGGTTGATCCTCCCAGCCAGACCACCAGGATCCTGGCCGCGGACGGCAGCGAGATCGCCAGCGTCTACACCGAGAACCGCACCAAGGTTCCGCTGGACCAGATTTCGCCGAACATGAAGAACGCCATCATCGCCGTTGAAGACAGCCGGTTCTACGAGCACGGCGGCGTGGATACCACCGGCATCCTCCGCGCGCTGGTGAGCACCGCCCGGGGCAACAAGCAGGGTGCGTCCACCATCACGCAGCAGTACGTCAACAACGTGCTCAACGCCAACCTTGCCGCCGCCGGCGAAGAGGACCAGATCAAGCTCAACGGCGTCAACAAGGGCGTGGGTGACAAGCTCCGCGAAATGAAGCTCGCCATCGCCCTGGAGAAGGAGTTCAACAAGGACCAGATCCTTGAGGGCTACCTGAACATCGTCTTCTTCAACCGTGACGCGTACGGCATTGAGGCCGCTTCCCGGTACTTCTTCAGCACCACCGCCAAGGACCTGACCCTGCCGCAGGCAGCACTCCTTGCCGGCCTGGTGAACAGCCCCTCCGCCTTTGACCCCATCACCAACCCGGAGAAGTCCAAGCAGCGCCGGGACCTGGTGCTGGGACTGATGCTGAACCAGGGAAAGATCACCCAGGCCGAACATGACGCCGCCGTGGCTACCCCGGTGGAGCCCAAGGTGACCCAGCCCAAGCAGGGCTGCGCCTATGCGGCCTCGGCCCCGTACTTCTGCGACTACATCCTGCACCTGCTGGAAAACAATTCGGCCTATGGTGCGGACGTGAAGGAGCGCCAGCGCCTGATCTACGGCGGCGGGCTCACCATCACCACCACGCTGGATCCCAACGCCCAGGCCACGGCCCAGGAGCAGGCCAATGCAGCCGCCGGCGCCAACCCTGATAAGTGGGGCGCGGCCATGGTGTCCGTGCAACCGGGCTCCGGCAAGATCATTTCAATGGCCCAGAACACCACGTTCCTGCCGGGCCAGGGCTTCGACTCCCAGTTGAACTTCAACGTGGACAAGCTGGACAAGGACGGCAACGACCTCAACGGCATGGGCGGCGCCCAGCCTGGGTCCACCATGAAGCCGTTCACGTTTGCCGAGTGGCTCAACGAGGGCAAGACCATGAACACGGTGGTCAACGCTGCCCAGCGCGTCTATCCGGTCGGCTACCCCTGGAAGAACACCTGCGGCAAGATCCAGGGCGCCTACAGCACCGCGCAGAAAAATGCCGGCCTGGACGCCGCGGACGACCTCCAGAACGCCGAGCCCCAGTGGTACAGGCCGTTGACGGTCCTGGAGGGCCTCTACAACTCCATCAACACCGTGACGTTTGCTTCGGCCGCCCAGCTGGACTTCTGCGGCATCCAGAAGATCGTGGACGCCGTGGGACTGCACAGCGGCTTGCCCTCAGCTGACGGCAGCGAGCCGAACCCCAAGGTGAACATGATGACCCTTGGCAACCTGCTGGGTTCCACGCAGACCTCCCCGTTGACCATGGCCAGCGCCTTTGCCACCTTCGCGAACGACGGCAAGTACTGCGAACCCATCGCCATCACCTCGGTCACTGACGCCACCGGCAAGCAGCTCCCGGCGCAGTCCAGCAGCTGCCGTGATGCCATCAAGCCTGAAGTTGCCCGCGGCGTGAACTATGCGCTGCAGGAAGTCCTGAACAGGGGCTCCGGCTCGCTGATCCAGCCGCGGATCTCCACGAAGACCAGCTTCCCCATTGGCGCCAAGACCGGTACATCCAACAACAACGGCTCCACCTGGGTTGTCGGACACACCACCGGCCTGGCCACCGCTGCCTGGTTCGGTGATCCGCTGGGAGCACAGGGCCGTGCAGGACAGAACATCACGGTCAACGGCAAGTTCTACAAGGGCATCGACGGCTACATGATCGCCGGCCCCATGTTCTCCAGCTACATGGCCAAGATCGCCCCGGCGTACGGGACCAACCCGTTCCCGGCACCGCCGAGCAACATGATCAACGGAACAACCACTACCTCGCCTGGAAAGACCACGCCGCAGGCCACCCAGGCCCCCGTACCCGCCCCGCAGGCAACCCAGGCGCCTGCCCCTGCGCCTGCGCCCACGAGCAACGGCAATGGGAACGACAAAAAGGGCAACGGCTAA
- a CDS encoding RidA family protein has protein sequence MSTPAEARSSAATAPVSAVEQRLAELGISLPEVAAPVASYVPAVVSGSHVYTSGQLPFINGKLEATGKVSAGTEGYADEPTVSPEDAQRYAAVCAVNALAAVKSVIGDLDRITRIVKVVGFVASDPTFTGQPAVVNGASELLGRVLGEAGQHARSAVGVAVLPLDSPVEVELVAEFS, from the coding sequence ATGAGCACCCCCGCAGAAGCCCGGTCCAGCGCCGCAACGGCGCCCGTTTCCGCCGTCGAACAGCGCCTCGCGGAACTTGGCATCTCCCTCCCCGAGGTGGCCGCCCCGGTAGCCTCCTACGTTCCCGCCGTAGTCTCCGGCAGCCACGTGTACACCTCGGGCCAGCTCCCGTTCATTAACGGCAAACTCGAAGCTACGGGCAAGGTGTCCGCCGGTACCGAAGGATACGCCGACGAGCCCACCGTTTCCCCCGAGGACGCGCAGCGCTACGCAGCTGTCTGCGCCGTCAACGCCTTGGCCGCCGTCAAGAGCGTCATCGGTGACCTCGACCGGATCACCCGGATCGTGAAGGTTGTGGGATTCGTTGCGTCGGATCCCACATTCACCGGCCAGCCCGCCGTCGTCAACGGCGCATCGGAACTGCTGGGCCGTGTTCTTGGCGAGGCCGGGCAGCACGCACGTTCCGCCGTCGGCGTTGCCGTACTTCCGCTCGACTCTCCCGTAGAGGTCGAGCTGGTCGCCGAATTCAGCTAA
- a CDS encoding ABC transporter ATP-binding protein, whose protein sequence is MSTATFGTANEDNAHLSKSDSRAVRRRSLALLRSLIRPVRVRFWLTIAMVVLSQAARVAGPALIAFGIDHALPALQAGNNLPLVFTGIAYLLAAIATAGLTALYVTSTARLSQAMLLDLRVRVFRHTQRLSLEFHEKYTSGRIIARQTSDLEALRELLDSGVSSLASGMLFMAFTAVTIFALDWRSGLLVLAAGVPMFFLSRWYQKHSQIAFRESRVVSARLIVHFVETMTGIRAVKAFRKEKENSERYGKLAEDYRLVTVRSINLNGIFQPGLVLIGNVCVAVVLLFGGFRVLSGDLAVGVLLALILSTKRFFQPVDQMAMFYNSFQSAQAALEKVSGLLEEVPTVRPPKNPVPLPSATGRIDFNGVEFRYGDGPVVVPRLDLHIPAGQTVALVGQTGAGKSTLAKLIARFYDVTSGTLTLDGVDLRDLATTDLRRNIVMVTQEAFLFSGSVADNIALGRPEASRAEIEEAAKAVGAHEFILQLPEGYDTDVNKRGGRVSSGQRQLISFARAFLAQPAVLILDEATSSLDIPSERLVQAGLARLLAGTEAARRTALIIAHRLSTVETADRVLVVHDGRIVEDGSPEELIGGGGRFADLHGAWKDSLV, encoded by the coding sequence ATGAGCACCGCAACCTTTGGCACTGCCAACGAAGACAACGCCCACCTCAGCAAGAGCGACAGCAGGGCAGTACGACGGCGGTCGCTCGCCCTGCTGCGGTCGCTGATCCGTCCGGTGCGGGTCCGGTTCTGGCTGACCATCGCCATGGTGGTCCTGTCCCAGGCCGCGCGCGTGGCCGGCCCCGCACTGATCGCGTTCGGGATCGACCACGCCCTGCCGGCCCTCCAGGCCGGCAACAACCTCCCGCTGGTGTTCACCGGCATCGCCTACCTTTTGGCAGCCATTGCGACGGCGGGACTCACCGCCCTCTATGTCACCTCCACCGCGCGGCTCAGCCAGGCGATGCTGCTGGACCTGAGGGTGCGCGTCTTCCGCCACACGCAGCGGCTCAGCCTGGAGTTCCACGAAAAATACACCTCCGGCAGGATCATCGCCCGGCAGACCTCGGACCTGGAGGCGCTGCGCGAACTCCTCGACTCGGGCGTCAGCTCCCTCGCTTCCGGAATGCTCTTCATGGCCTTTACCGCCGTCACCATCTTTGCCCTGGACTGGCGGAGCGGCTTGCTGGTGCTGGCTGCCGGCGTGCCGATGTTCTTCCTGTCCCGCTGGTACCAGAAGCACTCGCAGATCGCCTTCCGGGAGTCCCGTGTGGTCTCCGCACGGCTGATCGTGCACTTCGTGGAAACCATGACCGGCATCCGCGCCGTCAAAGCCTTCCGCAAGGAGAAGGAGAACTCGGAGCGCTACGGCAAACTCGCCGAGGACTACCGACTGGTCACCGTCCGGTCCATCAATCTCAACGGCATCTTCCAGCCGGGCCTGGTACTGATCGGCAACGTCTGCGTTGCCGTAGTCCTGTTGTTCGGGGGATTCCGGGTGCTCAGCGGCGACCTGGCAGTAGGCGTGCTCCTGGCCCTCATCCTCTCCACCAAGCGCTTCTTCCAGCCGGTGGACCAGATGGCCATGTTCTACAACTCGTTCCAAAGCGCCCAGGCAGCCCTGGAAAAAGTGTCCGGACTGCTCGAAGAGGTGCCCACGGTCCGGCCGCCGAAGAACCCGGTGCCCCTTCCCAGTGCCACGGGGCGGATCGACTTCAACGGTGTGGAATTCCGCTACGGCGATGGCCCGGTGGTGGTGCCCCGCCTGGACCTGCACATCCCGGCCGGACAGACCGTCGCCCTGGTGGGACAGACAGGGGCCGGAAAATCCACCCTGGCCAAACTCATCGCGCGCTTCTACGACGTCACCTCCGGCACCCTCACCCTGGACGGCGTGGACCTCCGCGACCTGGCCACCACCGACCTCCGCCGGAACATCGTCATGGTCACCCAGGAAGCCTTCCTGTTCAGCGGCTCGGTGGCGGATAACATCGCCCTGGGCCGGCCCGAGGCATCACGCGCCGAGATCGAAGAGGCCGCCAAGGCGGTGGGCGCCCACGAGTTCATCCTGCAGCTTCCCGAAGGCTACGACACCGACGTTAACAAGCGCGGCGGCAGGGTCTCCTCCGGCCAGCGGCAGCTGATCAGCTTTGCCAGGGCCTTCCTTGCGCAGCCGGCAGTGCTGATCCTGGACGAGGCCACCTCCTCGTTGGACATCCCGTCCGAGCGGCTGGTGCAGGCCGGGCTGGCCCGCCTGCTCGCCGGTACGGAAGCGGCACGCAGGACGGCCCTGATCATCGCCCACCGCCTGTCCACGGTGGAGACGGCGGACCGTGTCCTGGTGGTGCACGACGGCCGGATCGTGGAGGATGGCAGCCCGGAGGAACTGATCGGCGGTGGCGGACGCTTCGCTGACTTGCATGGTGCATGGAAAGACTCACTGGTCTGA
- a CDS encoding NUDIX hydrolase, with the protein MPHLARRLFALPQDLEGAAQSWLEHGERTPRAARYASSVVLLRDSPTGLETWLGYRPGSSPLGVLAFPGGSLDLADDDAMGWLGPSPQHWAEQMGTDDVGLARRHVVGAIRELFEETGVLLAGPDMSSTVEATSTPEWMRARIAVADQEKTLAQLLGKRGLSLRTDLLKSLVNWRSPDFAHRRFDTRYFAATVPLGQEPSLLEGKGVWGRWVNAAQVIQERNTTALGDEAGQENTVGRPLGELLVPGSEIMLEKMAAANGCIAYLSYKRKPHVYQPTLVEEDGKLLLEVEAAKTVAGDHQRER; encoded by the coding sequence TTGCCACACCTCGCACGACGCCTTTTTGCACTTCCCCAGGACCTTGAAGGGGCAGCGCAAAGCTGGCTCGAACACGGCGAGCGCACCCCCCGGGCCGCGCGCTACGCCTCATCCGTAGTCCTCCTGCGTGATTCGCCCACCGGCCTGGAGACGTGGCTGGGTTACCGGCCAGGCTCCTCGCCGCTGGGGGTCCTCGCCTTCCCCGGCGGGTCCCTTGATCTGGCCGACGACGATGCCATGGGTTGGCTGGGCCCGTCACCGCAGCATTGGGCTGAGCAGATGGGAACGGACGACGTTGGGCTGGCGCGGCGCCACGTGGTGGGCGCCATCCGTGAGCTCTTCGAAGAAACGGGCGTGCTGCTGGCCGGCCCGGACATGTCCAGCACGGTGGAGGCCACCTCCACCCCCGAGTGGATGCGGGCACGCATTGCGGTGGCAGACCAGGAGAAAACGCTCGCCCAGCTGCTGGGCAAGCGCGGCCTCTCCCTGCGGACCGATCTGCTCAAGTCCCTCGTCAACTGGCGCAGCCCCGATTTTGCGCACCGCCGGTTCGACACCCGCTACTTCGCCGCCACCGTTCCGCTTGGCCAGGAACCCTCGCTGCTCGAAGGCAAGGGCGTGTGGGGCCGGTGGGTCAACGCCGCACAGGTGATCCAGGAGCGGAACACCACGGCATTGGGCGATGAGGCGGGGCAGGAGAACACCGTAGGCCGCCCCCTGGGTGAACTGCTGGTCCCCGGCTCCGAAATCATGCTCGAGAAGATGGCCGCGGCCAACGGCTGCATCGCCTATCTGAGCTATAAGCGCAAGCCGCACGTCTATCAGCCAACCCTGGTTGAAGAAGACGGCAAGCTCCTGCTCGAAGTCGAGGCCGCCAAGACCGTGGCGGGGGACCACCAGCGCGAACGCTGA
- a CDS encoding ABC transporter ATP-binding protein — protein sequence MAKQTPFFRSISRLYPHVRPIIPRLLLGLLCALLASVVALTIPQVLRVLVNTALQPGGSPEAVWVSAAVILVLGIAEAGLVALRRQFVINPATSVETRMRVSLYDHLQDLTVSFHDRWGSGQLLSRAMTDLNFLRRWMAFGAIMLVVTTLTVIIGIVAMFAMSWQLALIFLAAAVPITINSFRFRTRFSKVARQGQDQAGDLATTVEESVHGIRVLKAFGRSREALENFNQQAEELRQTEIAKARHQATFTMVVTLLPELALGAGLVVGVMLCASGELSIGALVAFFATAAVMASPVEFSGMLLAMALTAKTAVDRHYEVIDTQNTITSPAQPSSPDELAGALRFNHAIFAFEDAPDKPILKDINLDILPGETMALVGITGSGKSALIQLVPRLYDVTGGAITIDGTNLRDFDVEELRRIVGVAFEDTTLFSNSVRDNVLLGAPVRTEDVLDEALDVAQAHFAYSLPEGVDTLIGEEGLSLSGGQRQRIALARAIAARPRVLVLDNPLSALDVHTEELVEARLREVLKDTTTLIVAHRPSTVALADRVALLEDGRITAVGTHTELLAHNQHYRYVIASLDREPRDLDSELSALEDQAEEVTR from the coding sequence ATGGCCAAGCAGACTCCATTTTTCCGATCCATCAGCCGTCTTTATCCGCATGTCCGGCCCATCATCCCCAGGCTCCTGCTGGGACTCCTCTGCGCTCTCCTGGCCAGCGTGGTGGCCCTGACCATCCCGCAGGTGCTGCGGGTCCTGGTGAACACGGCACTGCAGCCAGGAGGTTCCCCTGAGGCGGTATGGGTGTCGGCCGCCGTCATCCTGGTCCTGGGGATCGCCGAGGCGGGACTGGTGGCCCTGCGCCGGCAGTTCGTCATCAACCCTGCCACCTCGGTGGAAACCCGGATGCGGGTGTCCCTTTATGACCACCTGCAGGACCTGACCGTCTCCTTCCACGACCGGTGGGGCTCCGGCCAGCTGCTGTCGCGGGCCATGACGGACCTGAACTTCCTGCGCCGCTGGATGGCCTTTGGCGCCATCATGTTGGTGGTCACCACCCTGACCGTGATCATCGGCATCGTGGCCATGTTCGCCATGAGCTGGCAGCTGGCCCTGATCTTCCTGGCCGCCGCCGTTCCCATCACGATCAACAGCTTCCGGTTCCGCACCCGGTTCAGCAAGGTTGCCCGCCAAGGCCAGGACCAGGCCGGGGACCTTGCCACGACGGTAGAGGAATCGGTCCACGGCATCCGGGTACTCAAGGCCTTCGGCCGCAGCCGGGAAGCCTTGGAAAACTTCAACCAGCAGGCGGAGGAACTGCGCCAGACGGAGATCGCGAAGGCACGGCACCAGGCGACGTTCACCATGGTGGTCACCCTGCTTCCCGAGCTCGCCCTGGGAGCCGGCCTGGTGGTGGGCGTGATGCTATGCGCCAGCGGCGAGTTGAGCATCGGCGCCCTGGTGGCGTTCTTCGCCACAGCCGCAGTCATGGCCTCCCCCGTGGAATTTTCCGGCATGCTGCTGGCCATGGCACTCACGGCCAAGACCGCCGTCGACCGCCACTACGAAGTGATAGACACGCAGAACACCATCACCAGCCCCGCGCAACCCAGCAGCCCGGACGAACTGGCCGGGGCACTCCGCTTCAACCACGCAATTTTTGCCTTCGAGGACGCACCGGACAAGCCGATCCTCAAGGACATCAACCTGGACATCCTGCCCGGTGAAACCATGGCCCTGGTGGGCATTACCGGCAGCGGCAAAAGTGCGCTGATCCAGCTGGTGCCCCGGCTGTACGACGTCACCGGCGGCGCCATCACCATCGACGGCACAAACCTCCGGGACTTCGATGTCGAGGAGCTGCGCAGGATCGTCGGCGTGGCGTTCGAAGACACCACGCTCTTCTCCAATTCCGTCCGGGACAACGTCCTGCTTGGCGCCCCGGTCCGCACCGAGGATGTCCTGGACGAAGCCCTTGACGTGGCCCAGGCACACTTCGCCTATTCCCTGCCGGAGGGCGTGGACACGCTGATCGGCGAGGAAGGCCTGAGCCTGTCCGGCGGCCAGCGGCAGCGCATTGCGCTGGCGCGTGCCATCGCCGCCCGTCCGAGGGTGCTGGTCCTGGACAACCCGCTGTCCGCCCTGGACGTCCACACCGAAGAACTGGTGGAGGCCCGCCTCCGCGAGGTCCTGAAGGACACCACCACCCTGATTGTGGCCCACCGTCCTTCCACCGTGGCCCTCGCAGACCGGGTGGCGCTGCTGGAGGACGGGCGCATCACCGCCGTGGGAACGCACACCGAACTGCTGGCCCACAACCAGCACTACCGCTACGTCATCGCCAGCCTGGACCGGGAGCCGCGGGACCTGGACTCCGAACTGTCGGCCCTCGAAGACCAGGCTGAGGAAGTGACCCGATGA
- a CDS encoding LacI family DNA-binding transcriptional regulator has translation MRATVKDVARLAGVSPKTVSNVMNGIVPVSGPTRIKVERAMAELDYVPNLSARGLRNGRSGVIALALPDLGTPYSAEIAHSVVEVAHEQGWSVQIEETGSDPAREYELMSRARSNLIDGLILNPVVLDESAVKVGVALPPVVLLGEVSQKLADRVWVDSVAAARDMTLALGRTGRRRIAVLGAAEGRGSAAAVLRTRGYHAALKELGIARDDSLIIPCEKWSPDTAAKALSTYLDSHPLPGALFCFTDSMAIGALSVLWKRGIRVPDDVAVAGFDDIADAQYAVPSLTTVSFDKRQVAREALRLLTERMGHREGPQRVVAIDYRIVERESTASHAPSFATPSGS, from the coding sequence TTGCGCGCAACGGTCAAGGACGTAGCGCGCCTCGCAGGGGTTTCGCCGAAGACGGTCTCGAACGTCATGAACGGCATTGTCCCGGTCAGCGGTCCCACCAGGATCAAGGTGGAGCGGGCCATGGCGGAACTGGATTACGTCCCCAACCTCTCGGCCCGGGGGCTGCGCAACGGCAGGTCGGGCGTCATTGCCCTGGCCTTGCCCGACCTCGGGACGCCGTACTCCGCCGAGATCGCGCACAGCGTGGTGGAAGTAGCCCACGAGCAGGGGTGGAGCGTGCAGATCGAGGAAACGGGGTCCGACCCCGCCCGTGAATACGAACTGATGTCGCGGGCGCGGTCCAACCTGATCGACGGCCTCATCCTCAACCCGGTGGTACTGGACGAGAGTGCCGTCAAAGTGGGGGTTGCCCTTCCGCCGGTGGTCCTGCTGGGGGAGGTGTCCCAGAAACTGGCCGACCGCGTATGGGTGGACAGTGTCGCGGCCGCCCGTGACATGACCCTGGCGCTCGGCAGGACCGGCAGGCGGCGTATCGCAGTGTTGGGAGCCGCGGAAGGCCGAGGCTCGGCGGCGGCCGTCCTCCGCACCCGTGGGTACCACGCGGCACTCAAAGAACTTGGCATTGCCCGGGATGACTCCCTGATCATCCCCTGCGAAAAATGGAGCCCGGACACAGCGGCGAAAGCGCTGTCCACCTATCTTGACTCGCACCCGCTTCCCGGGGCCTTGTTCTGCTTCACTGACTCCATGGCCATCGGAGCACTCAGCGTGCTGTGGAAACGCGGGATCAGGGTTCCGGACGATGTGGCCGTTGCCGGTTTTGACGATATTGCCGACGCTCAATACGCAGTGCCATCGCTGACGACTGTTTCCTTCGACAAGCGCCAGGTGGCCAGGGAGGCATTGCGCCTCCTGACAGAACGCATGGGCCACCGGGAAGGCCCACAGCGGGTTGTGGCCATCGATTACCGGATCGTGGAACGGGAGAGTACGGCCTCCCACGCTCCATCTTTTGCCACACCTTCCGGCTCCTAA
- a CDS encoding DUF4177 domain-containing protein — protein MTKWEYATIPLIIHATKQILDQWGEDGWELVQVVPGPDGNGLVAYLKREKQ, from the coding sequence ATGACCAAATGGGAGTACGCGACGATTCCGCTCATTATCCACGCCACAAAGCAGATCCTTGACCAGTGGGGAGAGGACGGCTGGGAGCTCGTCCAGGTGGTCCCCGGACCTGACGGCAACGGCCTGGTCGCCTACCTCAAGAGGGAGAAGCAGTAG